Proteins found in one Rhodovulum sp. MB263 genomic segment:
- a CDS encoding ABC transporter permease: MTAATTDLPRAEPAPAVALWRRFARNRAALLGLVLFGAVLVMAATAGLIEPTDPLRRAGDPLTKPFTDWAVPLGTDQLGRDILAQLFHGARISLLVGVLATLLSIGIGVVVGAVSGFFGGWVDDVLMRVTEAFQTIPNFVLLLALVAILGSSIEYITLAIAIVSWTAPARMVRAEFLSLRSREFVDAARNLGVSNGALIFREILPNALPPVIVYASVIMALSILLESALAFLGLGDPNYASWGNMIGQGRAVLRTDWYCAVIPGIAIVLTVLSFSLLGEGLNDALNPRQKKQ; the protein is encoded by the coding sequence ATGACCGCCGCGACCACCGACCTGCCGCGCGCCGAACCCGCCCCTGCCGTTGCGCTCTGGCGCCGCTTCGCCCGCAACCGCGCCGCCCTGCTGGGGCTGGTGCTGTTCGGGGCCGTGCTGGTGATGGCGGCCACGGCCGGGCTGATCGAGCCCACCGACCCGCTGCGCCGGGCGGGGGATCCGCTGACGAAACCCTTCACCGACTGGGCCGTGCCTCTGGGCACCGATCAGCTGGGGCGCGATATCCTGGCCCAGCTGTTCCACGGCGCCCGGATCTCGCTTCTGGTGGGCGTGCTGGCGACGCTCCTGTCGATCGGCATCGGCGTCGTCGTGGGCGCGGTCTCGGGCTTCTTCGGCGGCTGGGTCGACGATGTGTTGATGCGGGTGACCGAGGCGTTCCAGACCATTCCCAATTTCGTGCTGCTCCTGGCGCTGGTGGCGATCCTGGGCTCGTCCATCGAATATATCACGCTGGCCATCGCCATCGTGTCCTGGACCGCGCCCGCGCGGATGGTCAGGGCCGAGTTCCTGTCGCTGCGCAGCCGCGAATTCGTCGATGCGGCGCGCAATCTGGGCGTCTCGAACGGGGCGCTGATCTTTCGCGAGATCCTGCCCAACGCGCTGCCGCCGGTGATCGTCTACGCCTCGGTCATCATGGCGCTGTCGATCCTTCTGGAAAGCGCGCTGGCCTTCCTGGGCTTGGGCGATCCCAACTATGCCAGCTGGGGCAACATGATCGGGCAGGGGCGCGCGGTCCTGCGCACCGACTGGTACTGCGCCGTCATTCCCGGCATCGCCATCGTGCTGACGGTTCTGTCCTTCTCGCTTCTGGGCGAGGGGCTGAACGATGCGCTCAATCCGAGGCAGAAGAAACAATGA
- a CDS encoding ABC transporter substrate-binding protein produces MMTTSRSAQIWLLAGAALAGLAGPLAGPAAAEEPQRGGTAIVHMVSEQRVLNPALRASTGVYNITGKIMEPLIDKSYDGPVGVLATDWSSTEDGLHITVNLREGVNWHDGKPFTCDDVAFSAMELWKPLLNYSSTLQQYLESVDCTDPHTAVFNYSQPMPLDLFVAAMPDLGHPVPRHLYEGTDIMRNPHNTAPVGTGPFRFVEYKRGQYVIAERNEDYWRGAEYPYLDRIVWRFIPDKSAAAAAMEAGEIHESGTNSLSMADIERFSQMDGFDVGTRGYENNVAHSTVEFNHRNPILADLKVRQAIYHGLDIDYAIKTIMRGYAKPGRGPIPSTGGANYTDDVTTYAYDPELAKQMLDEAGYPAGPDGIRFRLRHRPAPWGEYTQLWAEYFAQAMGEIGIDVEILTNDAPGFLNGVYRDHDFDTANGWHQFRSDPAVSTMVWLRSGSPAGTPWSNQFGWKSDEMDRMIDEAQAELDPAERAADYHAIQAKAMEELPVIFAIEHPFISVTSKKLHNHHNNPRWISSSWYDLWIEH; encoded by the coding sequence ATGATGACGACCAGCAGATCGGCGCAAATCTGGCTTCTGGCCGGGGCCGCGCTTGCGGGCCTTGCAGGTCCGCTTGCAGGTCCGGCGGCGGCCGAAGAGCCTCAGCGCGGCGGGACCGCCATCGTTCACATGGTGTCGGAACAGCGTGTGCTGAACCCTGCGCTCCGCGCCTCGACCGGGGTCTACAACATCACCGGCAAGATCATGGAGCCGCTGATCGACAAGTCCTATGACGGCCCGGTGGGCGTGCTGGCGACGGACTGGTCCTCGACCGAAGACGGGCTGCATATCACCGTCAACCTGCGCGAGGGCGTCAACTGGCATGACGGCAAGCCCTTCACCTGCGACGACGTCGCCTTCTCGGCGATGGAGCTGTGGAAGCCGCTGCTCAACTATTCCTCGACGCTGCAGCAATACCTCGAGTCGGTCGACTGCACCGATCCCCATACCGCCGTGTTCAACTATTCGCAGCCGATGCCGCTGGACCTCTTCGTCGCTGCGATGCCCGATCTCGGTCATCCGGTGCCCAGGCATCTCTACGAGGGCACCGACATCATGCGGAACCCGCATAATACCGCGCCGGTGGGGACGGGGCCGTTCAGGTTCGTCGAGTACAAGCGCGGGCAATATGTCATCGCCGAGCGCAATGAAGACTACTGGCGCGGCGCGGAATACCCCTATCTCGACCGCATCGTCTGGCGCTTCATCCCCGACAAGTCGGCGGCCGCGGCGGCGATGGAGGCCGGGGAGATCCACGAATCCGGCACCAACAGCCTGTCGATGGCCGATATCGAGCGGTTCTCGCAGATGGACGGTTTCGATGTCGGCACCAGGGGCTACGAGAACAACGTCGCCCATTCGACCGTCGAGTTCAATCACCGCAACCCGATCCTCGCCGATCTGAAGGTGCGGCAGGCGATCTATCACGGGCTCGACATCGACTATGCGATCAAGACCATCATGCGCGGTTACGCCAAGCCGGGGCGCGGGCCGATCCCCTCGACGGGCGGGGCCAATTACACCGATGACGTGACCACCTATGCCTATGACCCCGAGCTGGCGAAGCAGATGCTCGACGAGGCGGGCTATCCGGCGGGCCCCGACGGCATCCGCTTCAGGCTGCGCCACCGGCCCGCGCCCTGGGGCGAATATACCCAGCTCTGGGCCGAATATTTCGCCCAGGCGATGGGAGAGATCGGCATCGATGTCGAGATCTTGACCAATGATGCGCCGGGCTTCCTGAACGGGGTCTATCGCGACCACGATTTCGACACGGCCAATGGCTGGCACCAGTTCCGCTCTGACCCGGCGGTCTCGACCATGGTCTGGCTGCGCTCGGGCTCGCCCGCAGGTACGCCCTGGTCGAACCAGTTCGGCTGGAAATCCGACGAGATGGACCGGATGATCGACGAGGCCCAGGCCGAGCTCGACCCCGCGGAACGGGCGGCCGACTATCACGCGATCCAGGCGAAGGCGATGGAAGAGCTGCCGGTGATCTTCGCCATCGAGCATCCCTTCATCTCGGTCACCTCGAAGAAGCTTCATAACCATCACAACAATCCGCGCTGGATCTCGTCGAGCTGGTACGATCTCTGGATCGAGCACTGA
- a CDS encoding SDR family oxidoreductase, whose amino-acid sequence MQNSVWITGAGSGIGAAMARAFAGAGYRVALTARSEDRLTALAEDLGNAGASVRVFVGDVTDRARILAIADEIVQWAGRIDVLCNNAGLNLPLRRWDELDWDSWDRVIATNLTGALNVIAAALGPMRRQRSGVMIHTSSWAGRFHAPVAGVPYGASKHALTDLSASLNAQEGANGIRSTALCPGEVATPLLNARPGFDPARAAEMIQPEDMAALALHVAGMNPNVAIHEITLAPVQRTAC is encoded by the coding sequence ATGCAGAATTCCGTATGGATCACGGGCGCCGGTTCCGGAATCGGCGCGGCCATGGCGCGGGCCTTTGCCGGGGCGGGCTACCGGGTCGCGCTGACCGCGCGTTCGGAAGACCGCCTGACCGCGCTTGCAGAGGATCTCGGCAATGCCGGCGCGTCTGTGAGGGTCTTTGTCGGCGATGTCACCGACCGGGCGCGCATTCTCGCAATTGCCGACGAGATCGTCCAGTGGGCAGGACGGATCGACGTGCTGTGCAACAATGCGGGGCTGAACCTGCCGCTCCGGCGCTGGGACGAGCTTGACTGGGACAGTTGGGACCGGGTGATCGCCACCAATCTCACCGGCGCGCTGAACGTCATCGCCGCGGCGCTGGGGCCGATGCGGCGGCAGCGATCGGGGGTGATGATCCATACCTCGTCCTGGGCCGGGCGGTTCCACGCGCCGGTGGCGGGCGTGCCCTATGGCGCCTCGAAACATGCGCTGACCGATCTCAGCGCCAGCCTCAACGCGCAGGAGGGCGCAAACGGCATCCGCTCGACCGCGCTTTGTCCCGGCGAGGTGGCGACGCCGCTGCTGAACGCCCGGCCCGGCTTCGACCCGGCCCGCGCGGCCGAAATGATCCAGCCCGAGGACATGGCGGCACTCGCGCTTCATGTCGCGGGCATGAACCCGAATGTCGCGATACATGAAATCACCCTTGCGCCGGTACAGCGCACCGCGTGCTGA
- a CDS encoding ABC transporter permease, translated as MQLTQVLTYALRRLLQAVPVVILIMVGTFLLLKLAPGDTVDALVGDMGGADAAYIARLRAEYGLDQPVWVQLGRYMAKLIQFDFGWSFVYEQPVSAILWERLGTTLMLMGTSLSLAFSIGVGLGAIAARRAYSLTDNAISTLGLVFYATPSFFLSLMMILLFSVKLGWLPVGGLTDVAAFYTGWDYVFDVALHLIMPTAALSLIYLSFYLRLMRASVLEVADLDFVRTARAKGAGETRLMVHHIMRNALLPVVTLLGLQFSTVLGGSVVVETIFALPGLGQLAYQSVIQRDMNMLMGIIFLCAIIVVIVNFLTDLLYARLDSRIALK; from the coding sequence ATGCAACTGACCCAAGTCCTCACCTACGCGCTGCGGCGGCTTCTGCAGGCCGTGCCGGTGGTGATCCTGATCATGGTGGGCACCTTCCTGCTGCTGAAACTGGCGCCCGGCGATACCGTCGATGCGCTGGTCGGCGACATGGGCGGTGCCGATGCCGCCTATATCGCCCGGCTCCGCGCCGAATATGGGCTCGACCAGCCGGTCTGGGTCCAGCTCGGGCGCTACATGGCCAAGCTGATCCAGTTCGATTTCGGCTGGTCCTTCGTTTATGAACAGCCGGTTTCGGCGATCCTGTGGGAACGGCTCGGCACCACGCTGATGCTGATGGGCACCTCGCTTTCGCTGGCGTTCTCGATCGGCGTGGGCCTCGGCGCCATCGCCGCCCGGCGCGCCTATTCGCTGACCGACAACGCGATCTCGACGCTGGGGCTGGTCTTCTACGCCACGCCCAGCTTCTTTCTGTCCCTGATGATGATCCTGCTGTTCTCGGTCAAGCTGGGATGGCTGCCGGTCGGCGGGCTGACCGATGTCGCGGCCTTCTATACCGGCTGGGATTACGTCTTCGATGTCGCGCTGCACCTGATCATGCCCACGGCCGCGCTGTCGCTGATCTACCTCAGCTTCTATCTGCGGCTGATGCGGGCCAGCGTGCTCGAGGTCGCCGATCTCGACTTCGTGCGGACCGCGCGGGCCAAGGGCGCGGGCGAGACCCGGCTGATGGTGCATCACATCATGCGCAACGCGCTGTTGCCGGTGGTCACGCTGCTGGGACTGCAATTCTCGACCGTGCTGGGCGGCTCGGTGGTGGTCGAGACCATCTTCGCGCTGCCGGGCCTCGGCCAGCTGGCCTATCAGTCGGTGATCCAGCGCGACATGAACATGCTGATGGGGATCATCTTCCTCTGCGCCATCATCGTCGTCATCGTGAACTTCCTCACCGACCTGCTGTATGCCCGCCTCGATTCAAGGATCGCCCTGAAATGA